In Sporichthyaceae bacterium, one DNA window encodes the following:
- a CDS encoding helix-turn-helix domain-containing protein encodes MRIGLVALDGCLGSAVASLVDIIGTAEAVRDSVDSAIPPIELSIAGLRRRATASSGMLIPTTRTLRELDDLDVVVVATLGTFTGAATEAALEQRDTRALVRTLRSLDPHRTRLAAACTGVFPLAEAGHLDGRLATTTWFLTPTFRARYPEVSLDLERMVVADGPMLTAGAAFAHIDLGLAILRSISPELTRHVARLLLIDERPSQSAYVVYDHLQHDDPLVLAFERFVRKHLAEPFDVGIATHAIGTSRRTLERRTREVLAMSPLDIVHRLRLERAAHLRRTSDLSSEAIATRVGYANAETLRALERRAARPGS; translated from the coding sequence GACTCGGTCGACTCCGCCATCCCGCCCATCGAGCTGTCGATCGCCGGGCTGCGCCGGCGGGCGACAGCGTCGAGCGGCATGCTGATCCCCACCACCCGCACCTTGCGTGAACTCGACGATCTCGACGTCGTCGTGGTCGCCACCCTCGGCACCTTCACCGGAGCGGCCACCGAAGCGGCCCTGGAACAGCGCGACACCCGGGCGCTGGTCCGGACGTTGAGATCGCTCGACCCACACCGCACTCGGCTGGCGGCCGCCTGCACCGGTGTGTTCCCGCTCGCGGAGGCCGGCCACCTCGACGGTCGGCTCGCCACCACCACCTGGTTCCTCACCCCCACCTTCCGCGCGCGTTACCCGGAGGTGTCCCTGGACCTGGAACGGATGGTTGTTGCCGACGGCCCGATGCTCACCGCCGGCGCCGCCTTCGCCCACATCGACCTCGGGCTGGCGATCCTGCGTTCCATCAGCCCGGAGCTCACCCGCCACGTCGCCCGCCTATTGCTCATCGATGAGCGGCCGTCGCAGTCGGCGTACGTGGTCTACGACCATCTCCAACACGACGATCCGCTCGTGCTCGCCTTCGAGCGGTTCGTCCGCAAGCACTTGGCGGAGCCGTTCGACGTGGGTATTGCCACGCACGCGATCGGCACGAGCCGGCGCACCTTGGAACGACGCACGCGCGAGGTGCTCGCCATGAGTCCACTGGACATCGTGCACCGGCTGCGGCTGGAACGCGCCGCCCATCTGCGTCGGACGAGTGACCTCAGCAGCGAGGCCATAGCCACCCGCGTCGGTTACGCCAACGCTGAGACCCTGCGGGCGTTGGAACGCCGTGCGGCACGCCCGGGCTCTTGA
- a CDS encoding ABC transporter substrate-binding protein gives MNNNGWRRRRTRMTVAAVAALSLALVTGCGGNRVNHDRVVAAGNGYGPAAADENKSLVQAAADAAAAKVAGQAPAVAGPSTLGTGPGAPAASAGGAAPAAGTTTTATGAPAATTNGATAKGGTAGATTTAAGASTACTATLSPIVIGQTLASSGLVGAAISGLRTGLAVWVRDVNARGGVQCHPIQLTQLDDGSDPAKVASNWNTIIHDKGGIAMVGGGVPIAIAALRSAAERDKVPVVGGDITAVDWTQSPYLFPTGGAPLTSYDGAVVEAAALVKGTPKAGIFYCVEASICTGLKNNFPKSVQRAKVELGPSLAVSLTQPDFTSECQQMKASKVNLIFFGLDGSASIRAARSCASLNYYPIIATGAIAVSAQAAADQGLRHNNTFLGSGVVPYTTNDSAAIQAFHAAMKLYAPSNPEDQQTLLGWASGKLFEAALAKEAAKARAGNVTTAMVLDGLWQLKSEKLGGLTPGATFVKGDHAVVDDCYYPLKLDAQGFSAPKGSKPVCYGSSAKIAGVAPADAAVPAPDLAATKDR, from the coding sequence GTGAACAACAACGGGTGGCGCCGTCGGCGCACGCGGATGACGGTGGCGGCGGTCGCTGCGCTGTCCCTTGCATTGGTCACCGGGTGCGGCGGCAACCGAGTCAACCACGATCGGGTGGTCGCGGCGGGCAACGGCTACGGCCCGGCCGCGGCTGATGAGAACAAGTCTCTGGTCCAGGCCGCCGCCGATGCCGCCGCGGCCAAGGTCGCCGGGCAGGCACCGGCGGTGGCCGGACCATCAACCCTCGGCACCGGACCGGGCGCACCAGCGGCCTCGGCCGGCGGTGCCGCGCCCGCCGCGGGCACCACCACCACCGCCACCGGGGCACCGGCCGCCACCACGAACGGCGCGACCGCCAAGGGCGGCACCGCCGGCGCCACCACCACCGCGGCAGGCGCGTCCACCGCGTGCACCGCCACGCTCTCGCCGATCGTCATCGGGCAGACGCTGGCCTCCTCGGGCCTGGTCGGCGCGGCCATCTCCGGGTTGCGCACCGGGCTGGCCGTCTGGGTTCGCGACGTGAACGCCCGCGGCGGCGTCCAGTGCCACCCGATCCAGCTCACCCAACTCGACGACGGGTCCGACCCGGCCAAGGTCGCCTCGAACTGGAACACGATCATCCACGACAAGGGCGGCATCGCCATGGTCGGCGGTGGCGTGCCGATCGCCATCGCGGCCCTGCGTTCGGCCGCCGAACGGGACAAGGTCCCGGTCGTCGGTGGCGACATCACCGCGGTCGACTGGACACAGAGCCCGTACCTGTTCCCGACCGGTGGCGCGCCGTTGACCTCCTACGACGGAGCGGTGGTGGAGGCTGCGGCCTTGGTCAAGGGCACCCCCAAGGCGGGCATCTTCTACTGCGTCGAGGCCTCGATCTGCACCGGGCTGAAGAACAACTTCCCGAAGAGCGTGCAGCGGGCCAAGGTTGAGTTGGGTCCCTCGCTGGCGGTGTCGCTCACCCAGCCGGACTTCACCTCCGAGTGTCAGCAGATGAAGGCGTCCAAGGTCAACCTCATCTTCTTCGGCCTGGACGGCTCCGCCTCCATTCGCGCCGCCCGCTCCTGCGCCTCGCTGAACTACTACCCGATCATCGCCACCGGTGCCATCGCGGTGTCCGCGCAGGCTGCCGCCGACCAAGGGCTGCGCCACAACAACACCTTCCTGGGCAGCGGCGTGGTGCCCTACACCACCAACGACTCCGCGGCGATCCAGGCCTTCCACGCGGCGATGAAGCTTTACGCGCCGAGCAACCCGGAGGACCAACAAACCCTGCTGGGTTGGGCCTCCGGGAAGTTGTTCGAGGCCGCACTTGCCAAGGAGGCGGCCAAGGCCCGGGCCGGCAATGTGACCACGGCGATGGTGCTCGACGGCCTGTGGCAGTTGAAGAGCGAGAAGCTCGGCGGGCTCACGCCGGGCGCGACCTTCGTCAAGGGCGACCACGCGGTGGTCGATGACTGCTACTACCCGCTGAAGCTGGACGCCCAGGGCTTCTCTGCGCCCAAGGGCAGCAAGCCGGTCTGCTACGGCAGCTCGGCGAAGATAGCCGGGGTCGCGCCCGCCGATGCGGCCGTGCCGGCCCCTGACCTGGCCGCCACCAAGGATCGCTGA
- a CDS encoding ABC transporter permease — protein sequence MSSYIPFVIFGIITGSIYGLTAMGLVLTYKTSGVFNIAHGAVCAGAAYVFYGLRQRQGIPWGWTFLIVVFVMAPLAGLILERLAVVLAPVSTAYRIVGTVGLLVAIRAILGLGFGDTGLVFDPFLSQKQAFTVSGASVTVDDLVTFGVGTVAAVALFLFFRFSRLGTAMRGVVDDPQLLSMSGTAPTRVRRASWVIGSCFAAVSGILFAQTQSQLDINVLSLLVVQAFGAAVIARFTNLPMSFVGGLAVGVLQAVTSKATGHTHQLQGIHLAVPFLVLFIGLLVIPRRKLVEVGRVVRARPRPAPLLDVRGRAVAFVVLLAVLIALPHLVGSKLPGYNVAMTQVLLFASLHLLVRTSGQISLCHFGFAAVGAAGFGHAANNGAPWVLAVLIGGLWCLPLGLIVSVPAIRLSGLYLALATLGFGIVLAQFAYSKDYMFGGGQLLTRRPGGFESDKRYYYLLLAFALVAVGIVLLVERTRLGRLLRAMADSPTALTTLGTAVNVSRVLVFTLSGFIAGVSGGLYASLFGGVTQDAFNYVQSLVALAVLAIAGTRTITAAFLAPGLLYVVPLYFTGSRADQVLQLGFGAGAILAAAASQGALTVALARGAHRHSGRATGPAGRRMALPLPGRPARGGSW from the coding sequence ATGAGTAGCTACATCCCGTTCGTCATCTTCGGCATCATCACCGGCTCCATCTACGGCCTCACCGCCATGGGCTTGGTGCTCACCTACAAGACCTCCGGCGTGTTCAACATCGCCCACGGCGCGGTGTGCGCCGGTGCGGCCTACGTCTTCTACGGCCTGAGGCAGCGTCAGGGCATCCCCTGGGGCTGGACATTCCTCATCGTCGTGTTCGTGATGGCACCTCTGGCCGGGTTGATCCTGGAACGCCTCGCCGTCGTGCTGGCCCCGGTGTCCACCGCCTACCGCATCGTTGGCACGGTCGGTTTGCTGGTCGCCATCCGGGCCATCCTCGGCCTGGGCTTCGGTGACACCGGTCTGGTCTTCGACCCGTTCCTGTCCCAGAAGCAGGCGTTCACCGTTTCCGGTGCCTCGGTGACCGTCGATGACCTGGTCACCTTCGGCGTGGGCACCGTCGCCGCCGTCGCCCTGTTCCTGTTCTTCCGTTTCTCTCGGCTGGGCACCGCGATGCGCGGCGTGGTCGACGACCCGCAGCTGCTGTCCATGTCGGGCACCGCGCCCACCCGGGTGCGCCGCGCGTCCTGGGTGATCGGCTCCTGCTTCGCCGCGGTGTCCGGGATCCTGTTCGCGCAGACCCAGTCGCAGCTGGACATCAACGTGCTCTCGCTGCTGGTGGTGCAGGCCTTCGGCGCCGCGGTGATCGCCCGGTTCACCAACCTGCCGATGAGCTTCGTCGGCGGTCTGGCGGTGGGCGTGCTGCAGGCGGTGACGAGCAAGGCCACCGGGCACACCCACCAACTGCAGGGCATCCACCTCGCGGTGCCGTTCCTGGTGCTGTTCATCGGGCTGTTGGTGATCCCGCGGCGCAAGCTGGTCGAGGTCGGCCGGGTAGTGCGTGCCCGGCCGCGCCCCGCGCCGCTGCTGGACGTCCGCGGCCGCGCGGTGGCGTTCGTGGTACTGCTCGCCGTGCTGATCGCGCTGCCGCACCTGGTCGGCTCCAAGCTGCCCGGCTACAACGTCGCGATGACCCAGGTGCTGCTGTTCGCCTCGCTGCACCTGTTGGTGCGTACTTCGGGCCAGATTTCCCTGTGCCACTTCGGTTTTGCCGCCGTGGGTGCGGCCGGGTTCGGTCACGCCGCGAACAACGGCGCTCCGTGGGTGCTGGCCGTGCTCATCGGCGGCCTGTGGTGTCTGCCGTTGGGCCTGATCGTCTCGGTGCCCGCGATCCGCCTGTCCGGGCTGTACCTGGCGCTGGCCACGTTGGGCTTCGGCATCGTGTTGGCGCAGTTCGCGTACAGCAAGGACTACATGTTCGGTGGCGGGCAATTGCTCACCCGCCGACCGGGCGGCTTCGAGTCGGACAAGCGCTACTACTACCTGCTGCTGGCCTTCGCGTTGGTGGCGGTGGGCATCGTGCTGTTGGTGGAGCGCACCCGGCTGGGCCGGTTGCTGCGCGCCATGGCGGATTCGCCGACCGCGCTGACCACGTTGGGCACCGCGGTGAACGTCTCCCGGGTGCTGGTGTTCACCCTGTCCGGCTTCATCGCCGGCGTCTCCGGCGGGCTGTATGCCTCGCTGTTCGGTGGCGTCACCCAGGACGCGTTCAACTACGTGCAGTCCCTGGTTGCCCTTGCCGTGTTGGCGATCGCGGGCACCCGGACCATCACCGCCGCCTTCCTGGCACCGGGCCTGCTCTACGTGGTGCCGCTGTACTTCACCGGGTCGCGGGCCGACCAGGTACTCCAGCTCGGCTTCGGGGCCGGGGCGATTCTCGCCGCCGCCGCGTCGCAGGGCGCGCTGACCGTTGCGCTGGCCCGCGGCGCTCATCGGCATTCCGGCCGGGCCACGGGGCCGGCCGGGCGCCGGATGGCCCTACCGCTGCCGGGGCGGCCCGCTCGAGGAGGTTCGTGGTGA